In Blastopirellula sediminis, the following proteins share a genomic window:
- a CDS encoding response regulator, protein MSSPEQDVRAESPQPGGLYVTGYDEIRILVVDDNPVDRTLIEGLLANNNRGNLQVALAASGEEGLRAIPDFRPDVVLTDMQMPGMDGLELVERIREQFPLIPAVLMTAFGSEELAITALQRGAASYVPKRNLAASLMETLGKVLASAHHDRQQARLGQCWSQTEFHFVLENDVQLIGAVTAHVQHYLKQFRHLDDSQLLRVGIALDEAIRNAMHHGNLELSSSLKESGGDRYFEEAARRRSIAPYHERRVFFTARELGNESHYIVRDEGPGFDVSKVHYDPEDIEQLTRPSGRGLFLIRTFMDDVRFNEHGNEITMIFRRTDSPAKTEAAPAAQ, encoded by the coding sequence ATGTCGTCGCCAGAGCAGGATGTTCGTGCCGAATCGCCGCAGCCGGGCGGGTTGTACGTCACCGGTTACGACGAAATTCGAATCCTGGTTGTAGACGATAACCCGGTCGATCGAACGCTGATCGAAGGGCTGTTGGCGAACAACAATCGGGGCAATCTCCAGGTCGCCCTCGCCGCGTCCGGCGAAGAGGGGCTTCGCGCCATCCCCGATTTTCGCCCCGACGTCGTGTTGACCGACATGCAGATGCCGGGGATGGACGGGCTCGAGCTGGTCGAGCGAATCCGCGAGCAATTTCCCCTGATTCCGGCGGTGCTGATGACGGCGTTCGGCAGCGAAGAGCTGGCGATTACGGCGCTGCAGCGCGGCGCGGCCAGTTACGTCCCGAAACGGAATCTCGCCGCTTCGCTGATGGAAACGCTGGGCAAGGTTCTGGCGTCGGCCCATCACGATCGGCAGCAAGCGCGGCTGGGGCAATGTTGGAGTCAGACCGAGTTTCATTTCGTCCTCGAAAACGACGTGCAATTGATCGGCGCAGTTACGGCGCATGTCCAACACTACCTGAAGCAGTTCCGTCATCTCGACGACAGTCAGCTACTGCGAGTCGGCATCGCACTCGACGAGGCGATCCGCAACGCGATGCATCATGGCAACCTTGAGCTCAGTTCGTCGCTGAAGGAGTCGGGCGGCGATCGCTACTTTGAAGAAGCGGCGCGGCGGCGCAGTATCGCTCCCTATCACGAACGCCGCGTCTTTTTCACCGCTCGCGAACTGGGCAACGAATCGCACTACATCGTGCGGGACGAAGGGCCCGGCTTCGACGTTTCTAAGGTCCACTACGACCCGGAAGACATCGAACAACTGACGCGTCCCAGCGGTCGGGGGTTGTTCCTGATTCGGACCTTCATGGACGACGTCCGTTTCAATGAGCATGGCAACGAAATCACGATGATCTTTCGTCGCACCGACTCTCCGGCAAAAACCGAAGCGGCGCCGGCAGCTCAGTAG
- a CDS encoding DUF1559 domain-containing protein — translation MSISKSRSGFTLVELLVVIAIIGVLIALLLPAVQQAREAARRTQCVSNIKNVALAIHNYHDTYRNLPYLGFSGWAGDTISWEGRILPFLEQNAIYDTLDWTDRVNGGRNPIYRGTSLSVMSCPSDNMTIGELNSDGTLGSWSHQRASYAVCVGNTNYAQHDANNWDGLWTYKNGGSAFRMDKIFNLAVVTDGTSNTVMLGEVPVNQTTSGWQGGYAVTIFSNGAGFTGYLTPNTKSSVDGGRRCWNPNDYPTHKIPCHSSGNWESATYAAFSMHPGGVNVGNFDGSVSFVPETIDIWTWRAMTSTGGGEVISK, via the coding sequence ATGTCCATTTCTAAATCGCGATCAGGCTTCACGCTTGTTGAGCTTTTGGTCGTAATCGCCATCATCGGCGTCTTAATCGCGTTGCTCTTGCCGGCGGTTCAACAAGCTCGCGAAGCGGCTCGTCGCACCCAGTGCGTAAGCAATATCAAGAACGTCGCGCTGGCGATTCACAACTACCACGACACCTATCGCAACTTGCCGTATCTCGGCTTCAGCGGTTGGGCCGGGGATACCATTTCGTGGGAAGGACGCATTTTGCCGTTCCTCGAACAGAACGCGATTTACGATACGTTGGATTGGACTGATCGCGTCAACGGCGGTCGTAATCCGATTTATCGCGGCACCTCGTTGTCGGTGATGTCTTGCCCGTCGGACAACATGACGATCGGCGAGTTGAACTCGGACGGCACCCTCGGCAGTTGGTCGCATCAGCGGGCCAGCTACGCCGTTTGCGTCGGCAACACCAACTACGCCCAGCATGACGCCAATAACTGGGACGGCCTCTGGACCTACAAAAACGGCGGTTCCGCGTTCCGCATGGACAAGATCTTCAACTTGGCGGTCGTGACCGACGGTACCAGCAACACGGTGATGCTGGGTGAAGTTCCGGTCAATCAAACCACTTCGGGTTGGCAAGGGGGTTACGCCGTGACGATCTTCAGCAACGGCGCCGGCTTCACCGGCTACCTGACGCCGAACACCAAGTCGTCGGTAGACGGCGGTCGTCGCTGCTGGAACCCGAACGACTACCCGACGCACAAAATTCCTTGCCATTCGTCGGGTAATTGGGAAAGCGCGACCTACGCCGCGTTCAGCATGCATCCCGGCGGCGTCAATGTCGGCAACTTCGACGGTTCGGTCTCGTTCGTGCCGGAAACGATTGACATCTGGACCTGGCGTGCGATGACGTCGACCGGCGGTGGGGAAGTCATCAGCAAGTAA
- a CDS encoding M28 family peptidase, whose product MRKLDGSTLFLAAMIAVAIAVLGYMGYSQYQNSTQPAALAVPTEKLEDYAPFDGAKAMEYLEGMCAIGPRVSGSPGMARQQVYLTKILEAAGGQVTRQEFDVRHPEDGSRVPMANLIARFHPDRADRILLCAHYDTRPFPDQDPINPQGTFVGANDGASGVAVLCELARHLPNLKSNVGVDIVLFDGEELIYDNRRDPYFLGSEYFARDYAQNPPAHRYRYGVLLDMVGDKDLQIFEEKNSLRYPDVRPLVQEIWGTARKLGIREFIARPRHDVRDDHLVLNDIAKIPTCDIIDFDYPNPGYGPKYWHTEKDIPANCSALSLAKVGKVILTWLNDLEPSR is encoded by the coding sequence ATGCGCAAACTCGACGGGTCGACTCTCTTTCTCGCGGCGATGATCGCCGTCGCGATCGCCGTGCTGGGCTACATGGGCTACTCTCAGTACCAGAACTCGACGCAACCGGCGGCGCTGGCGGTTCCGACCGAAAAGCTGGAAGACTACGCTCCGTTCGACGGCGCCAAGGCGATGGAGTACCTGGAAGGGATGTGTGCGATCGGGCCGCGAGTCAGCGGTTCGCCCGGCATGGCTCGCCAGCAAGTGTATCTGACCAAGATTCTGGAAGCGGCCGGCGGCCAAGTGACCCGGCAAGAGTTTGACGTTCGCCATCCCGAAGATGGCTCGCGGGTGCCGATGGCCAACCTGATCGCTCGCTTTCATCCCGATCGAGCCGATCGGATCTTACTCTGCGCTCACTACGACACGCGTCCCTTTCCCGACCAAGATCCGATCAACCCGCAAGGAACGTTCGTCGGCGCCAATGACGGAGCGAGCGGCGTCGCGGTGCTGTGCGAATTGGCGCGGCATCTCCCCAATCTGAAATCGAACGTCGGCGTCGACATCGTGTTGTTCGACGGCGAAGAGCTGATTTACGACAACCGCCGCGACCCTTACTTTTTGGGCTCCGAGTATTTCGCGCGCGACTACGCACAAAACCCGCCGGCACATCGCTATCGTTACGGCGTGTTGCTCGACATGGTGGGCGACAAAGACCTGCAGATCTTTGAAGAGAAGAACAGCCTCCGCTATCCCGACGTTCGGCCGCTGGTGCAAGAGATCTGGGGAACGGCGCGGAAGCTGGGGATTCGCGAGTTCATCGCACGGCCGCGCCATGACGTGCGCGACGACCACTTGGTGCTGAACGACATCGCGAAGATCCCCACGTGCGACATCATCGACTTCGACTATCCGAATCCCGGCTACGGCCCGAAGTACTGGCACACCGAGAAAGATATCCCTGCAAACTGCTCGGCGTTATCGCTTGCCAAGGTCGGCAAAGTGATTCTGACGTGGCTTAACGACCTGGAGCCGTCGCGGTAA
- a CDS encoding glycosyltransferase family 9 protein has product MAETDSPRILIIRLSALGDAILTLPLLCALREKYPGAHITWLAEPVAAQILAGHPCLDQLLTVRKGWLKRPGEILAIRRKLQDAKFDIVFDVQGLTKSAAAGWLSGAPRRITFARGQARELAPNLATELVTPRQTHVVRRYLELGQAVDIYSPSIEFRLPIDEQARSEVSAIRREMDRARNFAVLNPGAGWFSKTWMPQRFADVAKHLSDKYQLPSLVTWGNEKEADWAEEIAQMSHGAAAVAPKLSLSQLKELYRGANLFVGCDTGPLHLAAAVETPCIALFGVTPIELCRPLGPHQKVVQAYYQPLTSRQRARAGNEAMRAISTSMVIEAIESLFEPQSREAA; this is encoded by the coding sequence ATGGCTGAGACCGATTCGCCGCGAATACTGATCATTCGGCTGAGCGCACTGGGCGATGCGATCCTTACGCTTCCGCTCCTCTGTGCGCTCCGCGAGAAATATCCGGGCGCTCACATCACGTGGCTGGCCGAACCGGTCGCTGCTCAAATTTTAGCTGGCCACCCCTGCCTGGACCAACTGTTGACGGTTCGCAAAGGTTGGCTGAAACGCCCCGGCGAGATCCTCGCGATCCGCCGCAAGCTGCAGGACGCCAAGTTCGACATCGTCTTCGACGTCCAGGGCCTGACCAAAAGCGCCGCCGCCGGGTGGCTCAGCGGTGCGCCGCGGCGGATTACGTTCGCCCGCGGCCAGGCCCGCGAACTGGCTCCCAATCTGGCGACCGAACTGGTGACGCCGCGGCAAACGCATGTCGTCCGTCGCTATTTGGAACTTGGTCAGGCGGTCGACATTTACTCGCCGTCGATTGAGTTTCGCCTGCCGATCGACGAACAGGCCCGTAGCGAGGTGAGCGCGATTCGCCGCGAGATGGACCGCGCTCGCAACTTCGCCGTCCTCAATCCGGGCGCCGGCTGGTTCAGCAAGACCTGGATGCCGCAGCGGTTCGCCGACGTCGCCAAGCACCTGAGCGACAAGTACCAACTCCCGTCGCTGGTGACTTGGGGGAACGAGAAAGAAGCGGATTGGGCCGAAGAGATCGCCCAAATGTCGCACGGCGCCGCGGCGGTTGCGCCCAAGTTGTCGCTTTCGCAACTGAAGGAACTCTACCGCGGAGCGAACCTGTTCGTCGGCTGCGATACCGGCCCGTTGCACCTGGCCGCGGCGGTCGAGACCCCCTGCATCGCCCTGTTCGGCGTCACGCCGATCGAACTTTGCCGGCCGCTCGGACCGCATCAAAAAGTTGTCCAGGCCTACTATCAGCCCCTCACGTCGCGGCAAAGGGCCCGAGCCGGCAACGAGGCGATGCGGGCCATTTCGACGTCGATGGTGATCGAAGCGATCGAATCGCTCTTCGAGCCGCAAAGCCGGGAAGCGGCCTAA
- a CDS encoding class I SAM-dependent methyltransferase: MSSLGDFSHQASAYGPSRPGYPAEFISLLAENAGVDAGDPVVDLGAGTGISTRLLVEAGFRVTAVEPNEAMREHADVPGAVWVDGSFEATGLPDQSQAWAFAAQAFHWAYPPKALPEIRRILRPQGKFTVLWNNRVAASGTTVGWTEQAIRRHVPDFNEAYRNRDWDQLLESTGDFRFVARNETKHAVLMSPDRYLQLWRSHNRLANVAGPERLEAFLTDLSDYLQREEIPQIEVVYKCEAWTAERVDKN, encoded by the coding sequence ATGTCTTCCCTCGGCGATTTCTCGCATCAAGCCTCCGCCTACGGCCCCTCCCGCCCCGGATATCCGGCTGAATTTATTTCGCTGCTAGCGGAAAACGCAGGCGTCGACGCCGGCGATCCGGTCGTCGATCTTGGCGCCGGAACCGGAATCTCGACCCGTTTGCTGGTCGAAGCCGGCTTTCGCGTCACGGCCGTCGAACCGAACGAGGCGATGCGCGAACATGCCGACGTGCCTGGCGCCGTTTGGGTCGACGGCTCGTTCGAGGCGACCGGTTTACCCGATCAGTCGCAAGCTTGGGCATTCGCCGCGCAGGCGTTCCATTGGGCCTATCCGCCTAAGGCGCTGCCCGAAATTCGTCGCATTCTTCGTCCGCAAGGGAAGTTCACCGTTCTCTGGAACAACCGCGTCGCGGCGAGCGGCACGACGGTCGGCTGGACCGAGCAAGCGATCCGCCGCCATGTTCCTGACTTCAACGAGGCGTACCGCAATCGCGACTGGGATCAACTGCTCGAATCGACCGGCGACTTTCGCTTCGTCGCGCGGAACGAAACGAAGCATGCCGTCCTGATGTCGCCGGATCGCTACCTCCAACTTTGGCGCAGCCACAATCGCCTGGCCAATGTCGCCGGACCAGAACGCTTGGAGGCGTTCCTAACGGACCTGTCGGACTACCTGCAGCGCGAGGAAATCCCCCAGATCGAAGTGGTCTACAAATGCGAAGCCTGGACCGCCGAGCGAGTCGATAAAAACTAA
- a CDS encoding matrixin family metalloprotease has protein sequence MRKNRRLEITAHNPAAETLELRLCLSSVGWDGAGQGSATLTYYVGQVPESFSLTQAEVESAVSAALKAWSDVIDVTFVETTIANLRDSIDIEFGSIDGSGGTLAQAYFPDDVNPAIIAGDVLVDIAETWEIGNNLGSAAFDLTYVLVHELGHSLGLEHSDTPGSVMYPSVSPSKSFTELSSEDVDAALALYAPAELTTAAPDDTPTEETPTEETPTDEPPTETPPTDPTEDPTEDPTDNPDDGEDDPPTDEDPEDDPEETPPSEDDPTEDPTDPDDDEDDTDQPPTEEEPTFPPFGRRWGRSPFSGFSPRSGRGPFQRFAGNTPQNSVTETSPISELFVFVLNRRR, from the coding sequence ATGCGAAAGAATCGCCGACTCGAGATTACTGCCCACAATCCCGCCGCCGAGACGCTAGAGTTGCGACTCTGTTTGTCGAGCGTCGGCTGGGACGGCGCCGGCCAAGGCTCCGCGACGCTGACCTATTACGTCGGTCAGGTCCCGGAAAGCTTTAGTCTCACCCAAGCCGAGGTCGAATCGGCCGTCTCCGCCGCTTTAAAAGCGTGGAGCGACGTGATCGACGTTACCTTTGTCGAAACGACGATCGCCAACTTACGCGATTCGATAGACATCGAATTCGGTTCGATCGACGGATCCGGCGGCACGCTCGCCCAAGCCTACTTTCCCGATGACGTGAACCCGGCCATCATCGCCGGCGACGTGCTGGTCGACATCGCCGAGACCTGGGAGATTGGCAACAACCTTGGCTCGGCCGCGTTTGACCTGACCTACGTACTAGTCCATGAACTGGGACACTCGCTCGGCCTGGAACATTCCGATACGCCCGGCTCGGTGATGTACCCCAGCGTCTCCCCCTCGAAATCGTTCACCGAGCTTTCGTCCGAAGATGTCGACGCCGCCCTTGCTCTCTACGCTCCGGCCGAACTGACGACCGCCGCTCCGGACGACACGCCGACCGAAGAAACCCCGACGGAGGAGACTCCGACCGACGAGCCCCCCACCGAAACGCCGCCGACCGATCCGACCGAAGACCCCACGGAAGATCCGACCGACAACCCGGATGACGGCGAGGACGACCCGCCGACCGACGAAGACCCGGAAGACGATCCGGAAGAAACTCCGCCGTCGGAAGATGATCCGACCGAAGATCCGACCGATCCGGATGACGACGAAGACGATACCGACCAGCCGCCGACCGAAGAGGAACCGACCTTCCCGCCGTTTGGCCGTCGCTGGGGACGCAGCCCGTTCTCAGGCTTCTCACCCCGTTCAGGCCGCGGTCCGTTCCAACGGTTTGCCGGAAATACCCCGCAGAACAGCGTCACTGAGACGAGCCCGATCAGCGAACTCTTCGTCTTCGTACTTAATCGACGTCGCTAA
- a CDS encoding MauE/DoxX family redox-associated membrane protein, which produces MPSPGLSKRQYGMLIACVLTQAITILYTWPLWQVREAPVHLPAIDLPQVPFGILLLTTLALTLVRPRLGWVVHVATLLLSFVFDQFRTQPQFIAAAVLMAATLDERGLRVVRWFLASLWCWAGLHKLLSPDWFTFNAWSITTSLGLDPSEFGEIVGWGVGLGELSVGLLAIFWPRGAAIPCALMHGGIALFLTPLAHNWNYSVIPWNLCMAVVGSWVMWNVTPQLPKYRWEWLVAPLMLLYPAGFYVGWVDHGIASVLYSGNVPDGLITTESGLELIEGWGDLRVPFPNERRLLRQYFARSAPPGSKLHIAETRAGLDDLYYVKRADGQFEKISMEEFYASSPGVVAGVGLDDQYTLFRLGDDGVTMLKRAEKAPIYALEIDPDVYRPEMLNWLRRVPNLEQLDLSGCPIADEDLARLPIMLKLKGIGLADTQVTDAGLKSLLRQPKLVYIEWEGTSITLEGLEEFLDARESSGNPETNP; this is translated from the coding sequence ATGCCATCGCCCGGCTTGTCGAAGCGGCAGTACGGCATGTTGATCGCCTGCGTTCTGACGCAAGCGATTACGATCTTGTACACATGGCCGTTGTGGCAAGTTCGTGAGGCGCCGGTTCATTTGCCGGCGATCGATCTCCCGCAAGTTCCATTCGGCATTTTGTTGCTGACGACGCTCGCGCTGACTCTGGTTCGTCCGCGCTTAGGCTGGGTCGTGCATGTCGCAACGTTGCTCCTCTCGTTCGTCTTCGATCAATTCCGGACGCAGCCGCAGTTCATTGCGGCCGCGGTCTTGATGGCGGCCACGCTGGATGAACGGGGCTTGCGCGTGGTCCGTTGGTTTCTCGCGTCGCTCTGGTGCTGGGCTGGACTACACAAGTTGCTTTCGCCTGACTGGTTCACCTTCAACGCGTGGAGCATCACGACGTCCTTGGGGCTCGATCCGAGCGAGTTTGGCGAGATCGTCGGTTGGGGAGTCGGATTAGGCGAATTGAGCGTCGGCTTGCTCGCGATCTTTTGGCCGCGAGGGGCTGCGATTCCTTGCGCGCTGATGCATGGCGGCATCGCTCTCTTTCTGACGCCGCTGGCGCACAACTGGAACTACAGCGTCATCCCCTGGAATCTATGTATGGCGGTGGTCGGCAGCTGGGTAATGTGGAACGTCACGCCGCAACTGCCGAAGTATCGCTGGGAATGGTTGGTAGCGCCCTTGATGCTCCTCTATCCAGCCGGGTTTTACGTCGGTTGGGTCGATCATGGAATCGCCAGCGTTCTTTATTCTGGCAACGTTCCTGATGGGTTGATTACGACGGAGTCAGGGCTGGAACTGATCGAAGGGTGGGGGGATCTGCGAGTGCCGTTCCCTAACGAGCGGCGTTTGCTACGGCAATACTTCGCGCGATCGGCGCCGCCGGGATCGAAGTTGCACATTGCCGAAACGCGAGCTGGGCTGGATGATCTCTACTACGTCAAACGGGCCGACGGGCAGTTTGAAAAGATCTCGATGGAAGAGTTTTACGCGTCGTCTCCGGGCGTCGTCGCGGGAGTCGGCCTGGATGATCAATACACGCTGTTCCGGCTTGGCGACGATGGCGTGACGATGCTCAAGCGAGCCGAGAAGGCGCCGATCTACGCGCTGGAAATCGATCCCGACGTCTATCGACCGGAAATGCTTAACTGGCTCCGCCGCGTCCCCAATTTGGAGCAACTGGATCTGTCGGGCTGCCCAATCGCCGATGAAGATCTCGCCCGATTGCCGATCATGCTGAAACTGAAAGGGATCGGCCTCGCCGATACGCAGGTGACCGACGCCGGATTGAAGTCGCTGTTGCGTCAACCAAAGCTGGTCTACATCGAATGGGAAGGAACGTCGATCACGCTGGAAGGATTGGAGGAGTTCTTGGATGCGCGGGAGTCTTCAGGCAATCCCGAAACCAACCCCTAG
- a CDS encoding DUF1559 domain-containing protein: MRNSRGFTLVELLVVIAIIGVLIALLLPAVQQAREAARRMQCSNNLKQMGLACHNYMDTYPTNLPPGAFYVAATNTWNSHGLAVAILPFLEQNSLYDQYNFSYSPDSTQNANVRKSPVNAFFCPSYNGQEISTSATAYSDGALFTYQGVGGVYYNDPTKDSTLISAAHGRIPNNGVFRFDGSRRAADITDGMSNTLMIGEYTHRDRTGTNSGYPGNVRVWVIGALSNQAYYGAKVIYQDTINSRRDRNDGVAFSHLPFISLHPGGANFLMADASVHFLPETIDFDVYRGLATINGGETAQLP, from the coding sequence ATGCGCAATTCGCGAGGTTTTACGCTGGTCGAGTTATTGGTCGTCATTGCGATCATCGGCGTTTTGATCGCCCTCCTGCTTCCGGCCGTGCAGCAAGCGCGGGAAGCGGCCCGACGGATGCAGTGCAGCAACAATCTGAAGCAAATGGGATTGGCCTGCCACAACTACATGGACACTTATCCGACCAATCTTCCGCCGGGCGCCTTTTACGTCGCAGCGACCAATACCTGGAACTCGCACGGCCTGGCGGTGGCGATCCTGCCGTTCCTTGAACAGAACTCGCTCTACGACCAATACAACTTTTCGTACTCGCCCGACTCGACGCAGAACGCCAACGTCCGCAAATCGCCGGTCAACGCGTTTTTCTGTCCCAGCTACAACGGTCAAGAGATCAGCACCTCAGCGACCGCGTACTCGGATGGCGCACTCTTCACCTACCAAGGGGTCGGCGGCGTTTATTACAACGACCCAACGAAGGACAGCACGCTAATCTCGGCCGCCCATGGCAGGATTCCGAACAACGGCGTCTTCCGCTTCGACGGCTCTCGTCGCGCCGCCGACATTACCGACGGCATGAGCAATACCTTGATGATCGGCGAGTACACCCATCGCGATCGAACCGGAACCAACAGCGGCTATCCCGGCAACGTTCGCGTCTGGGTCATCGGCGCTCTCAGCAATCAGGCGTATTACGGCGCGAAGGTGATCTATCAAGACACGATCAATTCTCGCCGCGACCGCAATGACGGCGTCGCCTTTAGCCACCTGCCGTTCATCAGTTTGCATCCCGGCGGCGCTAACTTTTTGATGGCCGACGCCAGCGTTCACTTCCTGCCGGAGACGATCGACTTCGACGTCTACCGAGGGTTGGCGACCATCAACGGCGGCGAAACGGCTCAGCTTCCGTAG
- a CDS encoding MBL fold metallo-hydrolase: protein MILLGTGTSVGVPAIGCGCPVCTSSDPHNKRMRCSVIWGLPEGNLLIDTPPDMRSQLLREDIGIVHAVAYTHEHADHLYGLDDLRLFQFYLGHSVPLYCEPQVEKRIRTAYDYAFSNLTPTHIGAAPALEFREIGLTPFITQGALVTPIRLKHGPRFDVLGFRIGNIAYCTDTNEIPEESFPLLQGLDVLILDALRFDPHPTHYSLDEAVAVAERIGAKQTYFTHISCRMDHQETNAKLPRNMQLAYDRQEIPLS, encoded by the coding sequence TTGATCCTCCTCGGGACAGGGACCTCGGTCGGCGTACCCGCGATCGGCTGCGGCTGCCCGGTTTGCACCAGTAGCGATCCGCATAACAAGCGGATGCGGTGCTCGGTCATTTGGGGTCTGCCGGAAGGAAATCTGCTGATCGACACCCCGCCGGACATGCGGTCGCAGCTGCTGCGGGAAGACATCGGCATCGTCCATGCGGTCGCCTACACCCACGAGCATGCCGACCATTTGTACGGGCTCGACGATTTGCGGCTATTTCAGTTCTACCTGGGGCATTCAGTGCCGCTGTACTGCGAGCCGCAGGTCGAAAAGCGGATCCGCACCGCCTACGACTACGCCTTCTCCAACCTCACGCCGACCCACATCGGCGCCGCGCCAGCGCTAGAATTTCGCGAGATTGGGTTGACCCCGTTTATCACCCAGGGCGCTCTGGTGACCCCGATTCGCCTGAAACATGGCCCGCGGTTCGACGTTCTCGGCTTCCGGATCGGCAATATCGCCTACTGCACCGATACCAACGAAATCCCGGAAGAAAGCTTCCCACTGCTCCAAGGGCTCGACGTCTTGATCCTCGACGCCCTGCGCTTCGATCCTCATCCGACGCACTATTCTTTGGACGAAGCGGTCGCCGTGGCCGAGCGGATCGGCGCCAAGCAGACCTACTTCACCCACATCTCCTGCCGCATGGATCATCAGGAGACGAACGCCAAGCTGCCGCGCAACATGCAGTTGGCCTACGATCGGCAAGAGATTCCACTCTCTTAG